A window of Fusarium musae strain F31 chromosome 1, whole genome shotgun sequence genomic DNA:
TGGAAATTTAGACCAGTTATTTTGGCAGCCTTGCTCAAGGTTcaaagttttcttgctccctaaaGCCTGCATCTCGGCCATTTGGGGGAGGGCTTGGAGTGCGTCGAATTGGAGCTTGAGAACGCGGGAGAGGGACAGGGATTGGGGCCGAAATTTTGGGGCTTGCAGATGCAGGTTGAGGGGCGCGCGGTAAATGTGCCTCTAGAGTCGTAGCTCAGTCacttttttcttctgccTGTGCAACCTCATCAAAATAAGAGGACAGCATGGCACTCAGATTATAGAGGGGACATATAGTTCCGGCGAGGCACTATTATGAACAGTGAACGATCAGTTAGCAGCGATACATATCAACTTACACTGTTCACCTAGGCTACGTAGATAGCTGTAAAAAGGCATAACCGAGGACTATTGATGGATGCTACCCAACTGGCAGTTGATGACGGAATACGGCTGAGTGGTAGTCGAAAAAGAGGGTGCTGTGCTTTGCTCTACTGTAGCGAGCTCTGATGTAATCGAGGGTAGATTAGATTGAACTTGACGGGCTGAAGTCAATTCTCCAACACACAAAAATGACGACTTCAATGACAGCTATCGACCTAATGAAACGCTGAAGCTCGCCAACCCCGCAAAGATACCCtcctctactccgtacctctCGCAGACATATTGGCTTCATGATGTTAAGAACTGAAACCCCAGTaacaaaagcaaaacaaaAGAATGGAAGCGTTGTCCCCAGAAACGTCACCCCTGTTGAATCGgcggaagaaaaaaaaaaaaaactggCTAAGGCTGTCCATCCGACCCCCTGTAAAAGCCCATCCCGTAGAGCAATACCGGGCTGTCTGTACTGTATCCTGCCCCATAAGTCCCGCTCCGCTTGATGCTTCATGCCCCCCGTACCCCCGGCCCCCGAGGTTCAGTACTCACAGCTACGGTAGAGCCAAGGTGAGAGGACAATGTCACAGAATAAGACGGGGTAGTCTACTTTTTTTTTGTGCCTCCCTCAAGCTTGCGCCTTTTTTTATCGACTGGCTGGACCTCTTGGCTTACTTGAACCTCTCCATCCCCGTTACCTAACATAACCTACTTTTTCCTCCCCTCCACTCTATCCTATCCCTCATATACCTCACCTCTTCCCTCCGGCATCTCCGCCTCTTGTTCCTGTTCTTGCTTTTGCACTCgtatcttcttcgtctgcaTAACTACCTCTCACAATGGCTTCTGTCGCCCGTCTCAGCAACGCTGCCCTGCGGGCTTCTCTCCGCTCTTCTCCTATCAATGGCTCTGTCTTCAACGCCGTTCGATGCTATTCGGCCAAGACTCAGGTATGTTAACCTCGGATAAAGCACAAGCCCAGGCTTCATGAATCCTAAAACGTCATTGACGTTGCCCATTGACACTCATGATCGCCCAAACAATCCTCACAAAATCATATACTAACGCTTATCCTCACAGACCTTGAAGGAGCGATTCGCCGAGTTGCTGCCCGAGAAGATTGAGCAGGTCAAGGCCCTCCGAAAGTCAGTCGCATTCTCCCCCCTCGGTTCATTACTTGCTGAGCTAGGGCCCACGCCGAGCCTCAAGCTTGCAATCGACGGCAGAACCACCGGCAGTTGAACTTTGATCACTAACATTCAGATAGGGAGCATGGTTCCAAGGTCGTCGACAAGGTCACTCTTGACCAGGTCTACGGTGGTGCCCGTGGCATCAAGGCCCTCGTCTGGGAGGGTTCCGTCCTCGACTCTGAGGAGGGTATCCGATTCCGTGGCAAGACCATCCCTGAGTGCCAGGAGCTTCTTCCCAAGGCTCCCGGTGGCAAGGAGCCTCTTCCCGAGGGTGAGTTTGGCCCATTCGCAGTGATGCGCACAAAGCCTCACACTATCATGAATACTGACATTAAACCGCGCAGGTCTCTTTTGGCTTCTCCTGACTGGCGAGGTTCCTACTGAGCAGCAGGTTCGCGACCTCTCCGCTGAGTGGGCTGCCCGCTCCGATCTTCCCAAGTTCGTCGAGGAGCTCATCGACCACTGCCCTACCGACCTTCACCCCATGGCCCAGTTCTCTCTGGCTGTCACCGCTCTCGAGCACACCTCCAGCTTCGCCAAGGCTTACGCCAAGGGTATCAACAAGAAGGAGTACTGGGGTTACACTTTCGAGGACTCCATGGACCTCATTGCTAAGCTCCCCAACATTGCTTCTCGCATCTACCAGAACGTCTTCAAGGGCGGAAAGGTCGCTCCCATccagaaggacaaggatTACTCCTTCAACTTCGCCAACCAGCTCGGCTTCGCCGACAACGCCGACTTCGTCGAGCTCATGCGTCTCTACCTCACCATCCACACCGATCACGAGGGTGGTAACGTCTCTGCCCACACCACTCACCTTGTCGGCAGTGCTCTCAGCTCTCCTTTCCTCTCTTTGGCCGCTGGTCTCAATGGTCTCGCCGGTCCCCTCCACGGTCTTGCTAACCAGGAGGTCCTGAACTGGCTCACTGAGTTCAAGAAGTCTGTCGGTGACGACCTCAGCGACAAGGCCATCACTGACTACCTCTGGTCCACCCTCAACGCTGGCCGTGTTGTCCCCGGTTACGGCCACGCCGTCCTCCGAAAGACTGACCCTCGTTACATGGCTCAGCGTGCTTTCGCCCAGGAGAAGATGCCCAACGACCCCATGTTCAAGCTCGTCTCCCAGGTTTACAAGATCGCTCCTGGTGTCCTCACCGAGCACGGCAAGACCAAGAACCCTTACCCTAACGTCGATGCCCACTCCGGTGTCCTTCTCCAGTACTACGGTCTTACTGAGGCCAACTACTACACCGTCCTCTTTGGTGTCTCTCGCGCCATCGGTGTTCTTCCCCAGCTTATCATCGACCGCGCTCTCGGTGCCCCCATTGAGCGACCCAAGTCTTTCTCCACCGACAAGTGGGCCGAGCTCGTTAAGAAGCTGTAAGGAGTTTAAAAGTGGAAGGGAAAAAGGAGATGGGAGGATAATGCCCAGCAGATGGGCAGAATGGATTGCCAAGTTAATGGCATTTGTACAACACAATGGGACTGTTTTAGTTTAGTAATGAGCAAGTCGTCGCGGCGCGCCGATTGAAATGAAATGATTTAACAGTTAATCTGCAATTTTCGTGTCTACGTACTGATGCCAAATCATGACTACGATCGAGCTCTTTGCAAAAACGGTTGGGTCAACTGTGTGTTCCCATCCATGCAGCATGTTCACTAACGCCGTGATGGCGTCGTTATCTCGAAGTTTTTTTTGCCTGTGGTGGAGACGGGAATGTTGACCCCATGAAAAGTTCCTTACATTAGCCAGCCTTGGAAGCCGACACAACTCACCAGTAGAATGCCCATGGCTCCGGTTCAAGCTTTCAAGGAGACTCAAGAATTGTTGAATTCTCTCTCCCATCTGCAGAAAAAACCCTGTGTCGTAAATGTGACAAGTGAATAATATGTACGTCACGTAGTCTCGGTGAGAGATTACACCGACAAAATCCCATGTGGGTGGGATTCATCAATTTCAGGGACCCGAGCTCTCAACAGTCTAGACATTCCTTCAATCGGTtgggtggaggaggggtGTTGAGAGCTCCTGGCCCTCTAATTCGGCGCCACAGGGGGACGAAAATAGAGGTGAGAGCTGTGATCTTCGGGGGGTGGCTGAGGTTATTGACCGATGTGGAAGTAAGAGAGCTGCGAAGCTGCTGGATTGACTGTTTGAGATGTATGTTTCAAGGTGTAAGGAATTGTTTGCAGTTGCGAGTGATAGTGAGCTGGGTTAGCTGTGAGTTGTTGGGTTCTAGACTTGAGAGCTTATGATAGCTGTGCTCAGCAGTTGTAAGCAATCTGGATCGTGTTGGTGAGTGCAAATACGGAGAGCTTCAGGAGTGGGTGGGCTTGGTCAGTCTTatgaatgaagaagatgaataCAGAGAAGTATCTAGAAAATCACTATCACAAGCAAATCTGCTCCCGCGGGATCTCTCTGTCGGCCATTGAACCCCAGGCCATCCACCCCCGGATTCCGATTTCACATGAgagatccaatccaatccacgGGAACTGATGTGATCTCGGTGACTTGATCTCGGCGATCCGAGACTTTCGGAGCTGGAATCAAGTCGTACAAGGAAGTGAAGTCTCCGAAGAGGGTCAATTGATTATTCGGAGAAAGGTCAGCATTACGAAAAGTTACTATAGATGATATTTGATTGCCATTTCTTCCCTTTTTTCTTGTTGTTTTCTAACAATAGTGTTGTGGCTCTCAGCTTGTTGAATAGCGTCGTCAGCCTTATAAACGTGCCAACATGAGTAAGTACAGTGGCTTCACCCAAAATAGACGAGAAACATACACCGAAACACATGCAAAACATGACTGATTAACTGAGCTTCTCTCTAAGCTCGGGTCTTCTCGCGCATGCCAATCTCCAGTTACAGCTTCAACCTCGGCGATTGACCTCCGCAACCGCAAGAAAACTCCATCTATTGTTGGTATTTCCCCTCCGATAAATCGGCTACTTCTCCGGGGGCCCCCCAAGCTTATTCTGCTTAGCCTCAGCTCAGCGCTTTTGCAGCCATCCATTCAACTGTTTTCATTGGATCTGACTCAGCATTTAGGTGTGCTTTAATACCAGTACGTACCGACAGTCCCTCAATCCCTAGCTCTCCCGGGTACTGCTCCTTCCCCCCCACGTAAACCAGTCCCAGCACAGCACACGCCTCTAGCTCTcccttttccctttctttTCCGAATTCTTAtacatttcttttcttcctctttcatcaacctctcTCAATACTTCAACGATCCCCCAAATTTCCCCAGCGACGAAGCACCCTAATCCCTTGGTCAGGGCCCTTATTCTACGACACTCCCAAAGTCATGGCTGCTACTATCCGTACCGATCTTCCAGCTCCCATTGGGGACAAGCagctggagaagaagcccatcAAGTTCTCCAACTTGCTTCTCGGCGCTGgtctcaacctcttcgaaGTGACCACCCTCGGACAGCCTCTTGAGGTCGTCAAGACCACCATGGCTGCCAACCGAGGTGACAGCATGGCTGCGGCTTTGGGACGCGTCTGGGCCCGTGGTGGTCCCCTAGGCTGTAAGTTGATAACCACGAACTCGCTACACTTATGACTATTTACTGACTCACATGCTGCAGTCTACCAAGGTCTCATTCCCTGGGCCTGGATTGAAGCTTCCAGCAAAGGCGCCGTCCTTCTCTTCGTCGCCTCCGAGGCTGAGTACTATGCCCGTGTCGCTGGTGCCTCTGAGTTTGGCGGTGGTATCATTGGTGGTGTCACCGGTGGTGTTGCCCAGGCTTACGCCACCATGGGTTTCTGCACTTGCATGAAGACGGTCGAAATTACCAAGCACAAGATGGCTGCCACCGGTGTCAAGCCCCAGTCTACCTTCCAGACCTTTGCTGAGATCTACCGCAAGGAGGGTATCCGTGGCATCAACAAGGGTGTCAACGCTGTCGCTATCCGACAGATGACTAATTGGGGTAGCCGATTCGGTCTCAGCCGTCTCGCTGAGGGCTGGATCAAATCTCTCactggcaagaaggagggCGAGAAGCTGTCCGCTGGCGAGAAGGTCTTCGCCAGtgctcttggtggtggccTCAGCGCGTGGAACCAGCCCATTGAGGTCATCCGCGTTGAGATGCagagcaagaaggaggatCCCAACCGccccaagaagatgacggtTGGCAACACCTTCAGGTACATTTACGAGACCAACGGCATCAGGGGTCTTTACCGTGGTATCGCTCCCCGTATTTCTCTTGGTATTTGGCAGACTGTCTGCATGGTTGCTTTTGGCGATATGTAAGTTTCACCCACTTTACTAAGATGTAACCGATACTAACCGCACGACCTGCAGGGCGAAGACTtatgttgagaagctgaccGGCGAGTCGGTCACCGCTAAGCATTAGAAGGCGTTCAGGAATCTGGTTTGAAAATGTCGCTCATGGTGAGCTTGATGTATGGATTGTCCAATGTTTGGATTCGAATATCTCTCTGATGTAATGACACAAACCTGTGAAAAGGCTGTGACAAAGGAGGTGCTCTCGCCTTGAAGATTATCTTTCTATGATAGTAAGTTGTGCAAAGTCATGGACCCTGTGGGTTTGACTTGAATAGAGAAAACAATTGCGCAATGTTTAATTATCAGTGTCGACCTTTGTTCTGAGTCTACGGTCCAAAAGACCGCAAGTCACTCATATAATCTCAGTAAGAATATCCTTGTTTAACTAGCTTCTTTACAATTGTCATGATTTCTTGCTGTCATGAAGCTGCCATGAtattgttgagcttgaaccTATGAGCTCGGGTTGTTTCGGGTCTGAGCGTTGAGTAGTGGGGCTGTTCAGTTGAGAATACATCTCGCCGATCTCAGTTCTTCTTGAACCTTAACTATAGGATGTGTCACATATACTTCCTAATCTCACTTGTATGGGGCTGAAGGTGGACATATGAAAACACTAGCAATGTTCAATGTAGAATATGTTCTTGGTCTCAATAACGACTAAGTGCTGCATATAGGACCCCAAGATGCTGTTCACTCGCTTGCACTTCCGTTAAGCTTCCTCATCAAAGCTCATGGTATCTTCGTATGTAAAACCCCAATCCTCCTCAATACTTAGCAACGTAGCGGATTTGATAAGTTCTTTCACTTCACTATCTTTTAAATGATTCACGTCCAAGTCCTTGCTCGCATTTTGAGCATGGATGCTACGAAGACGCTCATCTGGTGGTGAAGGAGTTCTAAGCCGACGCACCGAACGACGTCTTAGGCCGAGACTAGCGGCCTCGCTATCCTTTTGTCGTCGCTCGAAATGAGCCAGGAGAGGTGCTGAGGGATCTTCATCATAGTGAGCTTCTCGGCGGTAGAGGTTGGTAGATTGGTAGCGGGGGCCTTGTACAACCCCTATAACTGGATTTGATGTAAGCTGCAGACATTGGCTGTCTAAATATGTCCGTCTCGAGTAATCAGCGATACCAGCGTCTGAAAGCTCATCACAAGTGAGcatctcatcgtcctctCTCGCCGGGGTGGGTGGAGCTGGTTCCGGGTGTGGAATTAGGGGTATAGGCCGGCGCCAGCGCCGAGTGGTGCCTGGAATTGTCATCATATGCGACTCTGGAATATCCCGCTCATCGGTTGATAAGATGAAGCAACGGCCCGTGGCATCGCCAATGGCAAGCTTGGAATTGTCCGGAGAAAAACCGCCCCAAGCGATTGGCCCAGGGGCTGTGAGAATATCACGGACAAAGGGGTTCTTCAGCTTACGGATATTCCAGACCTTCACGACACCGTCGCTCGACCCAGTGTAGAACCGATCAAGACTTGTGTTCCAAGCCGTGAACTTCACGCCCGTGTCCTCTTTCTCGCGATCGCCGTAATACTCTTCGATAGGTTTCCCATGTCGCAGCGTATGGATGGGTTTGTCGCCCTGTGCTGTGTCCCATACGTACACCTTTCCGTCTGTACAGGCCGCGGTCACGTAGCCGTGTCCGGGCGAGTTGGGCACAATCGTCAGCTCATTGATGTCAGACGCATAGCAGTCGAGAGCCTGATGCTGACAAAAGCCAATGCCATTCAAGCGATCCTTATCGCGATGAAAGACGTGGACTTGTGTCCTAACATTGCGGGGAACGTTGTTCATCCCCGTGGGTGTTACCCCTACAAGAAAAAGGAGTAATGTTGGATGCCAGGCGACTTCGAAGACGTTAGCCGTTGAAGCTGTCATCACAGGGATTCTGACACCCTGTTCTGCATCCCAGAGGATAATCTCCCCTGAACTCCTCTTGTCCTCGGGAATATCCAGATCGTCACCTGTCAAGCTGCGAGGAGAATACCCAACAAGAAGCAAATGCTGACAGCCCTTAGCTCGTCCCCACTGCATGGTTGCTGGGAAGTATGCCCACTTGTCTGAGCTATTAGCATCAGTCCGTGAGCAAGAGAACGTCTGGTAAGTACTGTTCGACTCATTTCCTTTTGTAATGGTGTAGATACGCACGGCATCGGTTGGTGAATCTGCAGCCGTAGCCACACGACCAGATCCATCCTTTGCAGCAGCCACAAAGTTGACATTACCTGTGTGTTGCCATGTTGCAATGGCCTCCATGTGTTCTCCTTTCCGGTCAACCTTCCATACTTTGACCGTCTTATCAAAACTCGACGTATAAGCCAAGTCATCTTCAACGCTGTAGTCGCATGACACAACCGATGAGTACAGCCAAGGGTCCTGGCTCTGGCGCATGGCCTCTGTAGAATTCTCCCCTTTTTCGACCCGTGGGCGAGGTATTCGGTGATCGGGGAAGGACCGCAGCGTCCCTTTTCCAGTTGAACAAAGAAGCAAGTTTCCAGGCCTGTTGTACTGTTGGTTATGCGAATCGGAGTGAGTAGTAGTGCCACATAGAAAGCTCTCTCGATTTACCCATGCACCTGTGGTGATATCACCAGCGCAATTGGTGAACTCAGCTACGACCTGGAGATCGTCCTCGCGCAATCTTTTAAATTCGGCTTGGAAGTTCAAATATTCCCGGGTTCGTTGGAAGCCCTGGCTGCCTTCCATTTCTCGAGCCATCAGTAAAGACGAAAGTCTGCTAGTCCTTCTCATTTGTCCTTGTCGTTTTTTTGTCTCCTCCGTAACATGCTCAGCAGTCAATGAAAGGACTCGTGGTGTCTCTGCGACCTTTCCTGCCCACAAGTCCGAAGCAAAAGCGCTCATGTCTCGTGTGGTTCGTCCAGGGATCGGTATCAGGGGGCGATCTCGTAGTCGGATCTGCTCCATCATAGATTCGCGGGTTGCCGGTATGTGCTTGTGCTCATTTTGTGGTATTTGGCCTATAATCTCGGCGATCTCCTCAGGGCTGAAGTCCACATGATAGACAATGGGCTGTGCGATAAGCTCATTGCTTACAGCCACCGGCTTCTTTGTTCCCTCCTCAATAGCTTGGCGATGCGCTGCCGAAAGATAGGGTCGTTCGGAAACCTGGTAATACCGATTACTGGGCTTCGGTTCCCGTCGCCCCCGAGGTTGATAAGGCTTCCTTTCGACATTTTGGGGAAGCTCTGGTTGCGATGTGAGCGCGTCGTAGAATATGGGAGAGTCTTCGGACTTATTCGCTGCTGCCGTATTCACAATCGTCGGAGGTGTTTGGCCTTGCGGCGAAGGTTTCGGCGCTGGCCTCGGCGGTGGTAAACGCTGAGGCTCTGGTGTTTCTGAAGATAGAGGGGATATACGAAACTCCTTGCAAATGTTAGCAATAAGCTCCAGCCGCGACTTCGTCACACTCACAGAACCCCCCGCCAGACCCCTAACAACATCATGCGCCTGGATCGCAAGCACGTCTAGGTCCTGCTGACTCAAGTAGCCACCCGTCTCGTCCCATCTTCTTCTAAAGAACTTGTTGATACTGAGTTCTGTCACCGTCTAGACCCCTAGTTAGCCACAGAGCCTTCTGATACATACCCTTCTTTGTTACCTTGATAGCCAGGGCGTTAACATGGTAAACATCCCTCGAGAGATGTCCAACTGCCCTCTCTACAAGCGGCGTGACCTGGCTTAAGAGACACTCCTTGACACCTCGCTTTCTCTGTAGGCCCGTACTAACGCGTCTCCGTTTTGGAGGTGGTTCATCGCAGGGGACTGGGAGGCTATTTAGTATGGGTATAGGAGCATGCGGCATGCCGCCATGCTTGACGAGTGGCCTTGTAATTGTTGTTGTTAGCCCTAAACCCATCAGGA
This region includes:
- a CDS encoding hypothetical protein (EggNog:ENOG41), translating into MPHAPIPILNSLPVPCDEPPPKRRRVSTGLQRKRGVKECLLSQVTPLVERAVGHLSRDVYHVNALAIKVTKKELSINKFFRRRWDETGGYLSQQDLDVLAIQAHDVVRGLAGGSVSVTKSRLELIANICKEFRISPLSSETPEPQRLPPPRPAPKPSPQGQTPPTIVNTAAANKSEDSPIFYDALTSQPELPQNVERKPYQPRGRREPKPSNRYYQVSERPYLSAAHRQAIEEGTKKPVAVSNELIAQPIVYHVDFSPEEIAEIIGQIPQNEHKHIPATRESMMEQIRLRDRPLIPIPGRTTRDMSAFASDLWAGKVAETPRVLSLTAEHVTEETKKRQGQMRRTSRLSSLLMAREMEGSQGFQRTREYLNFQAEFKRLREDDLQVVAEFTNCAGDITTGAWVNRESFLCGTTTHSDSHNQQYNRPGNLLLCSTGKGTLRSFPDHRIPRPRVEKGENSTEAMRQSQDPWLYSSVVSCDYSVEDDLAYTSSFDKTVKVWKVDRKGEHMEAIATWQHTGNVNFVAAAKDGSGRVATAADSPTDAVRIYTITKGNESNSTYQTFSCSRTDANSSDKWAYFPATMQWGRAKGCQHLLLVGYSPRSLTGDDLDIPEDKRSSGEIILWDAEQGVRIPVMTASTANVFEVAWHPTLLLFLVGVTPTGMNNVPRNVRTQVHVFHRDKDRLNGIGFCQHQALDCYASDINELTIVPNSPGHGYVTAACTDGKVYVWDTAQGDKPIHTLRHGKPIEEYYGDREKEDTGVKFTAWNTSLDRFYTGSSDGVVKVWNIRKLKNPFVRDILTAPGPIAWGGFSPDNSKLAIGDATGRCFILSTDERDIPESHMMTIPGTTRRWRRPIPLIPHPEPAPPTPAREDDEMLTCDELSDAGIADYSRRTYLDSQCLQLTSNPVIGVVQGPRYQSTNLYRREAHYDEDPSAPLLAHFERRQKDSEAASLGLRRRSVRRLRTPSPPDERLRSIHAQNASKDLDVNHLKDSEVKELIKSATLLSIEEDWGFTYEDTMSFDEEA
- the CIT1 gene encoding citrate (Si)-synthase, which encodes MASVARLSNAALRASLRSSPINGSVFNAVRCYSAKTQTLKERFAELLPEKIEQVKALRKEHGSKVVDKVTLDQVYGGARGIKALVWEGSVLDSEEGIRFRGKTIPECQELLPKAPGGKEPLPEGLFWLLLTGEVPTEQQVRDLSAEWAARSDLPKFVEELIDHCPTDLHPMAQFSLAVTALEHTSSFAKAYAKGINKKEYWGYTFEDSMDLIAKLPNIASRIYQNVFKGGKVAPIQKDKDYSFNFANQLGFADNADFVELMRLYLTIHTDHEGGNVSAHTTHLVGSALSSPFLSLAAGLNGLAGPLHGLANQEVLNWLTEFKKSVGDDLSDKAITDYLWSTLNAGRVVPGYGHAVLRKTDPRYMAQRAFAQEKMPNDPMFKLVSQVYKIAPGVLTEHGKTKNPYPNVDAHSGVLLQYYGLTEANYYTVLFGVSRAIGVLPQLIIDRALGAPIERPKSFSTDKWAELVKKL
- the YHM2 gene encoding Mitochondrial DNA replication protein yhm2 (EggNog:ENOG41~BUSCO:EOG09263HD8); amino-acid sequence: MAATIRTDLPAPIGDKQLEKKPIKFSNLLLGAGLNLFEVTTLGQPLEVVKTTMAANRGDSMAAALGRVWARGGPLGFYQGLIPWAWIEASSKGAVLLFVASEAEYYARVAGASEFGGGIIGGVTGGVAQAYATMGFCTCMKTVEITKHKMAATGVKPQSTFQTFAEIYRKEGIRGINKGVNAVAIRQMTNWGSRFGLSRLAEGWIKSLTGKKEGEKLSAGEKVFASALGGGLSAWNQPIEVIRVEMQSKKEDPNRPKKMTVGNTFRYIYETNGIRGLYRGIAPRISLGIWQTVCMVAFGDMAKTYVEKLTGESVTAKH